A genomic stretch from Desulfotignum balticum DSM 7044 includes:
- a CDS encoding sigma-54 interaction domain-containing protein: protein MLTRLVCAVKEKKLAAAIEKRLAQADIRLTVFHHPHNTWQDLVRSCADVFLVSRTLIPRPVDASVAILNNLPEKPITIILDDRESSNAHANLLGAGADMVLYAGLPPDRLVEAIETTLTSRQQFYDLNRFDHRGRSQPRLHDFTSTSRDMQMFLEEVHQVVATDASLLLQGETGVGKEHLSKAIHAESHRSGGPFIALNMAAIPDQLMESELFGHEQGAFTGAIRSRRGAFELAHGGTLFLDEIGEMPLKTQSKLLRVLQDFEFIPIGGEAPVWVDVRVIAATNKDLTREVEKKRFRQDLYYRLGVITLTLPPLRQRKEDIPVMAEQFLIQQVQRMGRDIDGFSEDAVHALCEYAWPGNVRELMNVIERAVLLCRSDRITLTDLPSGFQLTKEIPGTWIHTDETDPETAWEGRTLDQVKSRVMARVEKKYIEMVLEKTRGRVGEAARIAGIHPRGLYGKMKKLGIDKDRFKTGKDRENAHAARETRVTGIQG from the coding sequence GTGCTGACCCGGCTTGTGTGTGCCGTCAAAGAAAAAAAACTGGCTGCTGCCATTGAAAAGCGGCTGGCCCAGGCGGATATCCGGCTGACGGTGTTTCATCACCCTCACAACACCTGGCAGGACCTGGTGAGAAGCTGTGCCGATGTGTTTCTTGTCAGCCGGACCCTGATTCCCCGGCCCGTGGATGCCAGTGTCGCTATCTTGAACAATCTGCCGGAAAAACCCATCACCATTATTCTGGATGACCGGGAATCCTCCAACGCCCATGCCAATCTTCTGGGCGCGGGTGCGGATATGGTGCTGTATGCGGGACTGCCGCCGGACCGGCTGGTGGAAGCCATTGAAACCACCCTGACCTCCCGGCAGCAGTTCTATGATTTGAACCGGTTTGATCACCGGGGCCGGTCCCAGCCCCGGCTCCATGATTTTACTTCCACCAGCCGGGACATGCAGATGTTTCTGGAAGAGGTCCACCAGGTGGTGGCCACGGATGCCAGCCTGTTGCTCCAGGGGGAGACGGGCGTGGGAAAAGAGCATCTGTCCAAAGCCATCCACGCGGAAAGCCACCGGTCAGGGGGGCCGTTCATTGCCTTGAACATGGCGGCCATTCCCGATCAATTGATGGAAAGTGAGCTGTTCGGTCATGAACAGGGTGCGTTTACCGGTGCGATCCGGTCCCGGAGAGGGGCGTTTGAGCTGGCCCACGGGGGCACTCTTTTCCTGGATGAGATCGGAGAGATGCCGTTGAAGACCCAGTCCAAGCTGCTCAGGGTGCTTCAGGATTTCGAGTTTATTCCCATTGGCGGGGAAGCGCCTGTGTGGGTGGATGTCCGGGTCATCGCCGCCACCAACAAGGATCTGACCCGGGAGGTTGAAAAAAAAAGATTCCGCCAGGATCTGTATTACCGGCTGGGGGTGATCACCCTGACATTGCCGCCGCTGCGGCAGCGCAAAGAAGACATTCCCGTCATGGCCGAACAGTTTCTGATTCAGCAGGTCCAGCGCATGGGACGGGATATTGACGGGTTTTCAGAGGATGCCGTGCATGCCCTGTGCGAATATGCCTGGCCCGGTAACGTCCGGGAGCTGATGAATGTCATTGAACGGGCTGTATTGCTTTGCCGGTCGGATCGGATTACACTGACGGATCTGCCCTCCGGATTTCAGTTGACAAAAGAAATTCCCGGAACCTGGATCCATACGGATGAAACCGATCCTGAAACGGCCTGGGAAGGCCGGACCCTGGATCAGGTCAAATCCCGGGTCATGGCCCGGGTGGAGAAAAAATATATTGAGATGGTGCTTGAAAAAACCCGGGGCCGGGTGGGGGAAGCGGCCCGGATAGCGGGCATCCATCCCAGGGGTCTGTATGGGAAAATGAAGAAACTGGGAATTGACAAGGACCGGTTCAAGACGGGTAAGGACCGGGAAAACGCCCATGCTGCCCGTGAAACCCGTGTGACAGGAATTCAGGGATAA